From a region of the Thermococcus sp. 21S7 genome:
- the folP gene encoding dihydropteroate synthase gives MKFAGIDLSEPRIMGVINVSPESFYKGSVRNDGEELIKTAVKMVEEGASFIDIGAKSTAPYLETQIPVEEEVRRAVWAIKTIRDHVDVPISIDTTSARVAEEALKAGADVINDVTGLKGDPKMAEVAGEYGAPLIVCAHGEVRNLSDPVHTVINLLEESLTIAGRHGIDEIAIDPAIGFLRPEWPPWYEWDSKVIANLEVLKILGRPILIGVSRKSFIGAITGRKDPAERLPGSLAATAIAVLKGAHIVRTHDVKETLDAVRVAHFIRRFSL, from the coding sequence ATGAAGTTCGCGGGAATTGACCTGAGCGAGCCCAGGATAATGGGCGTCATCAACGTTTCGCCTGAGAGCTTCTACAAGGGGAGCGTCAGGAACGACGGGGAGGAACTGATTAAGACCGCGGTAAAGATGGTTGAGGAGGGGGCGTCTTTCATCGACATCGGAGCCAAGTCGACCGCCCCATACCTTGAGACCCAGATTCCGGTCGAGGAAGAGGTAAGGAGAGCCGTTTGGGCGATTAAGACCATCCGCGACCACGTGGATGTGCCGATAAGCATAGACACGACGAGTGCCAGGGTCGCGGAGGAAGCTCTGAAGGCGGGGGCGGACGTCATAAACGACGTAACCGGCCTGAAGGGAGACCCGAAGATGGCCGAGGTGGCCGGTGAATACGGTGCCCCCCTGATAGTCTGCGCCCATGGAGAGGTGAGGAACCTCAGCGACCCGGTTCACACCGTGATAAACCTTCTGGAGGAGAGTCTCACCATAGCCGGGAGGCACGGCATAGACGAAATAGCCATAGACCCGGCGATAGGCTTCCTCCGCCCGGAGTGGCCGCCCTGGTACGAGTGGGACTCAAAGGTCATAGCCAATCTTGAGGTGCTCAAAATTCTGGGAAGACCGATCCTTATTGGGGTGTCCAGGAAATCGTTCATCGGTGCCATAACCGGCAGAAAAGACCCTGCGGAAAGGCTTCCGGGAAGTTTGGCGGCAACGGCAATAGCAGTCCTCAAGGGGGCACACATAGTCAGAACGCACGACGTCAAAGAAACCCTCGACGCGGTCAGGGTCGCCCACTTCATCCGGCGCTTTTCACTTTAA
- the sppA gene encoding signal peptide peptidase SppA, translating to MRENIWKYIAAVLVLLLAASSVAVLLLYMQNSELKTYQPSNATTTVIVQGPNVTCNTTSYQLRIDELQRQVDFLKAQLREQNMPEGNATIAIVPIFGLINDYTALSVIPTLREIAKNDSIAGVVLWIESPGGYVGSVREIYSTVRKLNLVKPVVAYTGGIAASGGYYIAVGAEEIIADPLAEVGSIGVIYVHYNLQQNYESNGVKVEVFKTGPYKDMGAEWRGLTDEEKAMIAETVDTYFQGFLQAVSSGRGMDINETKKYATGRTWFAMNVTGSLVDETGDLDYAVSVLEDMLNVTNPRVVIYRGSSPSDFGIFGSTALLLDPRYVSAYVRKG from the coding sequence ATGAGGGAAAACATCTGGAAGTACATCGCTGCGGTTCTCGTACTCCTTCTCGCGGCGTCGAGTGTGGCGGTTCTCCTGCTCTACATGCAGAATTCGGAGCTCAAGACCTACCAGCCATCCAACGCCACGACCACCGTGATCGTTCAGGGGCCCAACGTCACGTGCAACACCACCTCGTACCAGCTCAGAATAGACGAACTCCAGAGGCAGGTCGATTTCCTGAAGGCACAGCTCAGGGAGCAGAACATGCCCGAAGGCAACGCGACGATAGCCATAGTCCCCATCTTCGGCCTCATAAACGACTACACTGCCCTCAGCGTGATTCCAACCTTGAGAGAAATCGCCAAGAACGATTCCATCGCGGGCGTTGTTCTGTGGATAGAGAGTCCCGGTGGCTACGTTGGGTCAGTCAGGGAGATATATTCCACCGTCAGGAAGCTCAACCTTGTAAAGCCCGTTGTTGCGTACACCGGCGGCATAGCGGCCTCCGGCGGCTACTACATAGCCGTCGGCGCCGAGGAGATAATAGCCGACCCCCTCGCCGAGGTTGGGAGCATAGGCGTTATCTACGTTCACTACAACCTCCAGCAGAACTATGAGTCGAACGGGGTGAAAGTGGAGGTCTTCAAGACGGGTCCATACAAGGACATGGGCGCCGAATGGCGCGGTCTCACGGATGAGGAGAAGGCCATGATAGCGGAGACCGTTGACACGTACTTCCAGGGCTTCCTTCAGGCAGTGAGCAGCGGCAGGGGCATGGACATCAATGAGACGAAGAAATACGCAACCGGAAGGACGTGGTTCGCCATGAACGTCACGGGAAGCCTGGTTGACGAGACCGGCGACCTGGACTACGCGGTCAGCGTACTTGAGGATATGCTAAACGTCACCAATCCGAGGGTAGTCATCTACAGGGGTTCGTCTCCGTCGGATTTTGGGATATTCGGGAGCACCGCCCTGCTCCTCGACCCGAGGTACGTTAGCGCGTACGTGAGAAAGGGGTGA
- a CDS encoding AI-2E family transporter, which yields MELEAGIWIAVSLIVLYLVWETVSPILSPIILAVTLAYILYPLHERLARKTGNRVSAFIMTAVLTVITFLFIIGFALWINDVKSSLAHYINAFFEWLLTWNLPAAVYELLQKLAEDIPKRFEEYVLGYTYSLPKLSLQAIVMVFAFYGMLINARAIRREVYSLLPPENRELAIKLLEKAGETLHNLLRGWLAISILKGVFTAGGFLLFGLAKPGGAIAAGIFTVIFELLPVFGGWVVWLAGAVYMINGGNVAGAVVFALYGIVFISPMPDMLLRPRLGTREKGVNALISLVGIFGGYLAFGFVGIIIGPVALSLLATLVEEWKEVKVKSAG from the coding sequence ATGGAGCTTGAGGCGGGAATCTGGATAGCCGTTTCGCTCATAGTTCTCTACCTCGTATGGGAGACGGTTAGTCCCATCCTTTCTCCCATCATCCTTGCAGTGACGCTCGCCTACATCCTCTACCCCCTCCACGAGAGGCTGGCTAGGAAAACCGGCAACCGGGTCTCGGCGTTCATCATGACTGCCGTTCTTACGGTGATCACCTTCCTCTTCATAATCGGGTTTGCCCTCTGGATAAACGACGTCAAGAGCTCGCTCGCGCACTACATCAACGCATTCTTCGAGTGGCTTCTCACCTGGAACCTCCCGGCCGCCGTCTACGAACTCCTCCAGAAGCTCGCGGAGGACATTCCAAAGCGCTTTGAGGAGTACGTTCTCGGCTACACCTACTCCCTCCCCAAGCTCTCCCTTCAGGCCATAGTCATGGTCTTCGCCTTCTACGGCATGCTCATAAACGCCAGGGCCATCCGGAGGGAGGTTTACTCGCTCCTGCCGCCCGAGAACAGGGAGCTGGCCATAAAGCTCCTTGAGAAGGCGGGCGAGACACTTCACAATCTCCTCCGCGGCTGGCTGGCCATCAGCATCCTCAAGGGTGTCTTCACCGCCGGCGGCTTCCTCCTCTTCGGACTCGCCAAACCCGGCGGAGCCATAGCCGCGGGAATCTTTACAGTCATATTCGAACTCCTTCCCGTTTTTGGAGGCTGGGTGGTCTGGCTTGCGGGGGCAGTCTACATGATCAACGGCGGCAACGTCGCCGGTGCCGTTGTCTTTGCCCTCTATGGAATAGTCTTCATTTCCCCCATGCCGGACATGCTCCTAAGGCCGAGACTCGGGACAAGGGAGAAGGGCGTCAACGCTCTCATCTCGCTCGTTGGAATCTTCGGCGGCTACCTGGCCTTTGGATTCGTGGGAATAATAATCGGCCCCGTGGCGCTTTCACTGCTGGCGACGCTCGTCGAAGAATGGAAGGAAGTTAAAGTGAAAAGCGCCGGATGA
- a CDS encoding PH1570 family protein encodes MLCEEKLEVFENGFVDGKFHMRVEFYGGDARRLLLAVIRELYLPDYGEDYVYPFECAKEFWGIYMDGSEAVAEEFRPSPIKFLNQSVLNRLEKALEETGAPEEVRESIDFEKAEVHRLKKGLLALGKNFVLDEGTKTLIVFNKPSARELILKYLGMLDGA; translated from the coding sequence ATGCTCTGCGAGGAGAAGCTTGAGGTGTTTGAGAACGGCTTCGTCGATGGGAAGTTCCACATGAGGGTGGAGTTCTACGGCGGCGACGCCAGAAGGCTTCTCCTTGCCGTCATCAGGGAGCTGTACCTTCCCGACTACGGGGAGGACTACGTCTATCCCTTTGAGTGCGCCAAGGAGTTCTGGGGAATCTACATGGATGGCAGTGAAGCGGTCGCCGAGGAGTTCAGGCCGAGCCCCATAAAGTTCCTCAACCAGAGCGTTCTCAACAGGCTGGAGAAGGCATTAGAGGAGACGGGCGCGCCGGAAGAGGTCAGGGAGAGCATAGACTTTGAGAAGGCAGAGGTTCACAGGCTCAAGAAAGGTTTATTAGCCCTCGGGAAGAACTTCGTCCTTGACGAGGGTACCAAGACCCTCATAGTCTTCAACAAGCCGAGCGCGAGGGAACTGATACTGAAGTACCTGGGGATGCTGGATGGAGCTTGA
- a CDS encoding beta-ribofuranosylaminobenzene 5'-phosphate synthase family protein, giving the protein MIIRTPRRLHLGLVDPAATFGRRFGSLGVALEGGYEVRIVEGDAMEIIAEGEDRKTIEFAIKRMNSAYETGVNYVVEVRKAIPRHVGLGSTTQLSLAVATGITRLKNLNLPVEELARVLGRGRNGGAGIYSFAHGGFVIDGGVRNGIPPLIFREDFPEEWGFLLVIPELKPGLDEEEERPVMAGVVGRTDVAMEISHRILLGLLPALKERDVRAFGEHLSAIQRLVGKHFEPYQGGEFREDVKLILDFLAGKTYGHGQSSWGPTVYGLIMRDEFPRLSAEAHDYLGEHGIRAKVELGVPNNTGAEVIGESAFLERLIKSVGG; this is encoded by the coding sequence ATGATAATCCGCACTCCACGGAGGCTTCATCTCGGTCTCGTAGACCCCGCCGCCACATTTGGAAGGCGATTCGGAAGCCTCGGCGTTGCCCTTGAAGGCGGCTACGAGGTCAGAATCGTCGAGGGAGATGCTATGGAGATAATCGCTGAGGGCGAGGACAGAAAAACCATCGAGTTCGCCATAAAGCGCATGAACTCCGCTTACGAAACCGGGGTCAACTACGTCGTCGAGGTCAGGAAAGCAATCCCCCGGCACGTTGGCCTCGGTTCCACCACCCAGCTCAGTCTAGCGGTCGCAACGGGGATAACCCGGCTTAAGAACCTGAACCTCCCGGTTGAGGAGCTGGCGAGGGTTCTCGGAAGGGGGAGGAATGGCGGTGCTGGAATCTACTCCTTCGCCCACGGTGGATTCGTCATAGACGGCGGCGTTAGGAACGGCATTCCACCCCTGATATTCCGCGAGGACTTCCCGGAGGAGTGGGGCTTCCTCCTGGTGATTCCGGAACTTAAACCCGGCCTCGACGAGGAGGAGGAAAGGCCCGTGATGGCTGGGGTTGTGGGAAGGACCGACGTCGCCATGGAGATAAGCCACAGGATTCTGCTCGGCCTCCTTCCCGCACTCAAGGAGAGGGACGTGAGGGCTTTCGGTGAGCACCTCTCCGCAATACAGAGGCTCGTTGGAAAGCACTTCGAGCCGTACCAGGGAGGGGAGTTCAGGGAGGACGTTAAGCTTATACTCGACTTTCTTGCCGGAAAAACCTACGGCCATGGCCAAAGCTCCTGGGGCCCGACTGTTTACGGGCTGATAATGAGGGACGAGTTCCCAAGGCTCAGCGCCGAGGCCCACGACTACCTAGGGGAGCACGGGATAAGGGCGAAGGTCGAACTCGGCGTCCCGAACAACACCGGGGCGGAGGTAATCGGGGAGAGCGCGTTCCTTGAGAGGCTGATAAAATCCGTGGGTGGTTAG